A genomic stretch from Amycolatopsis sp. 195334CR includes:
- a CDS encoding GntR family transcriptional regulator, with translation MTNPIRGLGASIHRQSTTEQATEAIRQAILTGRLPPGTPLREAALAAELGISRSTLREAARTLESESLVRYQMNRGIVVADVTGPDVVDIYAARAAVELAAADALTEHRDPLIYQHLAEVVDQIEGAFDRGDTAAVLDGDRLFHTTLVSATGSPRLRRIHQQLQQEQRLALALAERSRRELGRTADDHRQLLDALHGTPEQARTELTAHLQAGATELRRLLDLLAHNKRETPRG, from the coding sequence GAGCATCCACCGGCAGAGCACCACCGAGCAGGCCACCGAAGCGATCCGCCAGGCCATCCTGACCGGCCGCCTGCCACCCGGCACTCCCCTGCGCGAGGCCGCCCTCGCCGCTGAGCTCGGCATTTCCCGCAGCACCTTGCGCGAGGCCGCCCGCACCCTGGAAAGCGAGAGCCTGGTCCGCTACCAGATGAACCGCGGCATCGTCGTCGCCGATGTCACGGGGCCGGACGTCGTCGACATCTACGCGGCCCGCGCCGCAGTGGAACTAGCCGCGGCTGACGCCCTCACCGAGCACCGCGACCCGCTGATCTACCAGCACCTCGCCGAAGTGGTCGACCAGATCGAAGGCGCATTCGACCGCGGCGACACCGCCGCAGTGCTCGACGGCGACCGGCTCTTCCACACCACCCTCGTCTCGGCCACCGGCAGCCCCCGGCTGCGCCGCATTCACCAGCAACTCCAACAAGAACAGCGCCTCGCCCTCGCGCTGGCCGAGCGTTCCCGCCGCGAACTCGGCCGCACCGCGGACGACCACCGCCAGCTGCTCGACGCACTGCACGGCACCCCGGAACAAGCCAGAACCGAACTCACCGCACACCTGCAAGCCGGCGCCACCGAACTCCGACGGCTACTCGACCTGCTCGCCCACAACAAAAGGGAGACACCACGTGGCTGA